A window from Candidatus Omnitrophota bacterium encodes these proteins:
- a CDS encoding ATP-binding protein, with protein sequence MVTVYFFYGLAFLTMGAVIFLMPRKQDYFGLDRDIKFIGLFGLLHGLYEWTELLTLSGGSMSMHVIRVIRGALLPLSFIVLFVFGVRILVRYRPKLKIIFFLPIVCLITVLGVYIFSKDFTVTMIFSRYLIGAPGIFLTAAVLLSAFKKFKNTGLPLTVSIGIYVSGIFFIIYGVFSGLVTPEYGFFPASVFNNSNFMKLFGFPVQLVRMICAAMLALGFFMMTGVFNKGVSFMARKTTIKARLTLIISFSIFVTMTLGAILVYFSQANLLQASIGKEYLQISRLLSNYINETIDGEVEDAKSYATRSIWLNFLKEQNNKYQGMNSEAIKTYLLDTDKKWMGAKPDSPIIKECLENRVSVGMAEIVAVRKSIAELLATDKFGGLVAASGRSSDFYQADEEWWQKSYNDGKGNIFVGEAEHDESSGIWVIPIAIPFKDKAGAVIGICKYNISLNRLLAGIKTLSIGKTGRVALIDGEGRIIFYQNLPPMSRQLFSDEELIGIRANKKGYAFFNNPDPNGGKIFAAFSAVNPHYIVGRGVGWTMVILQDADETMASLYKFIVQLVGVAIVLLIVIIPVGSFFGNFLSVPIHELNVAAEHIMAGDWSYKLNVKTGDDLEGFTEAFKSMVNTVKNKQEELEDFSKNLERMVEDRTKELSHTQAATLNMLEDLAESKKELDKYSKKLEESLRIKTDFTSMVSHELRTPLAAIKEGISIVADGTAGSINKDQEGFLDIAKRNVDRLSRLINDILNFQKLEAGKMEFRFAEHDINEVVEEAGRMMTSAASGKGLEIKAELDEVLPRVKFDKDRIMEVLINLIDNAIKYTDKGEIIIRTSRGGENFIKVSVSDTGAGIKDTDIPRLFKQFEQLDQGSTRKTGSTGLGLAISKDIIKTHGGRIWAESTAAGAGATFSFVLPIAERRRSS encoded by the coding sequence ATGGTAACGGTCTATTTCTTTTACGGATTGGCGTTTTTGACCATGGGTGCGGTTATATTTTTGATGCCCAGGAAACAGGATTATTTTGGGCTGGATAGAGATATAAAATTCATCGGATTATTTGGCCTATTGCATGGCCTGTATGAGTGGACCGAGCTTCTGACGTTAAGCGGAGGCTCGATGTCGATGCACGTTATACGCGTGATCCGTGGCGCGCTCCTACCGCTGTCTTTTATTGTACTTTTTGTTTTTGGCGTCAGGATACTTGTGCGGTATCGGCCTAAATTAAAAATTATATTTTTCCTGCCAATAGTTTGTTTGATAACTGTTTTAGGCGTATATATTTTCTCCAAAGATTTTACGGTTACCATGATATTTTCACGCTACCTGATTGGGGCTCCGGGGATATTCCTAACAGCCGCTGTCCTGTTAAGCGCTTTCAAAAAATTTAAAAATACCGGCTTGCCCCTAACCGTTTCGATAGGTATATACGTTTCGGGCATATTTTTTATTATTTACGGCGTGTTCTCAGGTTTAGTTACTCCGGAATACGGATTTTTCCCGGCCTCTGTTTTTAATAATTCTAACTTTATGAAACTATTCGGCTTTCCCGTACAGTTGGTTCGTATGATATGTGCCGCTATGCTGGCGTTAGGCTTTTTTATGATGACGGGTGTTTTTAATAAAGGCGTTTCTTTTATGGCCAGGAAGACCACGATAAAGGCCCGGCTTACACTTATAATATCCTTCTCCATATTTGTTACCATGACTCTTGGCGCGATACTTGTATATTTTTCACAGGCCAATCTATTACAGGCGTCCATAGGAAAAGAATATTTACAGATATCGCGATTGCTCAGCAATTATATAAATGAAACCATTGACGGCGAAGTAGAAGACGCAAAATCTTACGCCACAAGATCGATATGGCTAAATTTTTTGAAGGAACAGAATAATAAATATCAAGGGATGAATAGTGAAGCGATAAAAACATATTTGTTGGATACGGATAAGAAGTGGATGGGTGCAAAACCGGATAGTCCGATAATAAAAGAGTGCCTTGAAAACAGGGTAAGCGTAGGAATGGCGGAGATAGTGGCGGTAAGAAAAAGCATAGCGGAGTTATTGGCAACCGATAAATTCGGCGGTCTCGTCGCGGCATCCGGAAGATCGAGCGATTTTTATCAGGCCGATGAGGAATGGTGGCAAAAATCGTACAATGACGGTAAAGGTAATATATTTGTCGGGGAAGCGGAACATGATGAGTCGAGCGGCATTTGGGTTATTCCTATCGCGATCCCGTTCAAAGATAAGGCGGGCGCTGTAATAGGTATCTGTAAGTACAATATTTCGTTAAATCGTCTTCTTGCCGGGATCAAAACTCTCAGTATTGGTAAGACCGGACGCGTCGCTTTGATTGACGGCGAAGGCCGCATTATATTTTATCAAAATCTTCCGCCCATGAGCAGACAGCTCTTCAGCGATGAAGAGCTTATCGGTATACGCGCGAACAAAAAGGGGTATGCTTTTTTTAATAATCCTGATCCTAACGGCGGAAAAATATTTGCGGCGTTCTCCGCTGTTAACCCGCATTACATTGTTGGAAGAGGCGTAGGATGGACGATGGTCATCCTGCAGGATGCGGATGAAACGATGGCGTCGCTTTATAAATTTATAGTTCAGCTTGTTGGTGTAGCGATCGTGCTATTGATAGTTATAATACCCGTAGGTTCTTTTTTTGGCAACTTCCTGTCCGTTCCTATACATGAGCTTAATGTGGCCGCTGAGCATATAATGGCTGGAGATTGGAGTTATAAATTAAATGTTAAGACCGGCGACGATCTGGAAGGATTTACGGAAGCATTTAAGTCGATGGTAAATACAGTAAAAAATAAACAGGAGGAGCTTGAAGACTTTTCGAAAAACCTTGAACGCATGGTAGAGGATCGGACTAAAGAGCTTTCCCACACCCAGGCGGCAACTCTTAATATGCTGGAGGATCTGGCCGAATCGAAAAAGGAATTGGATAAATATTCGAAGAAGCTCGAGGAGAGCCTGAGGATAAAGACAGATTTTACTTCGATGGTATCGCATGAACTAAGAACGCCGTTAGCCGCCATCAAGGAGGGGATATCGATAGTTGCCGACGGCACTGCCGGATCCATAAACAAAGACCAGGAAGGTTTTCTCGATATAGCCAAGCGCAATGTCGACCGGCTTTCACGGCTTATAAACGACATATTGAATTTCCAGAAACTGGAAGCCGGAAAAATGGAATTTCGCTTTGCGGAGCACGATATTAACGAGGTGGTTGAGGAAGCGGGCCGCATGATGACCTCTGCGGCGAGCGGTAAAGGCCTGGAGATAAAAGCGGAGCTTGATGAGGTGCTTCCCCGCGTGAAATTCGACAAGGACAGGATAATGGAGGTATTGATCAACCTTATTGACAATGCGATCAAATATACGGATAAGGGCGAGATAATTATTAGAACAAGCCGAGGCGGCGAAAACTTTATCAAAGTTTCTGTGAGTGACACCGGCGCGGGAATAAAAGATACAGATATCCCCAGGCTGTTTAAACAGTTTGAACAATTAGACCAGGGCTCAACCAGAAAAACCGGCAGTACAGGCCTGGGATTGGCAATATCAAAAGATATAATAAAGACCCACGGCGGAAGAATATGGGCGGAATCCACAGCGGCGGGCGCCGGGGCTACTTTTAGTTTCGTACTTCCTATTGCGGAAAGGCGAAGAAGCAGTTAA
- a CDS encoding response regulator: MAGEYKILVVDDEKDLLETVKFRLSHSGYSVVTAEDGAEALEKARTEKPDLIMLDLMLPKLDGYKVCSILKKDSQYSGIPVIIFSARAQEEDIRLAKETGADEYVTKPFEPQELLGKIRELLSKRAKGE; encoded by the coding sequence ATGGCAGGAGAATACAAGATATTGGTTGTTGATGATGAAAAAGACCTGTTGGAGACTGTAAAGTTCCGATTGTCGCACTCAGGGTATAGTGTGGTAACGGCGGAGGATGGAGCTGAAGCGCTCGAAAAAGCGCGGACAGAAAAACCGGATCTGATAATGCTCGATCTCATGTTGCCTAAGCTCGATGGATACAAAGTATGCAGTATCCTGAAAAAGGATTCTCAGTATTCCGGTATACCTGTTATAATATTCTCGGCCAGGGCCCAGGAAGAAGACATAAGGCTTGCTAAAGAGACGGGCGCGGATGAATATGTTACGAAGCCGTTCGAACCGCAGGAATTGCTGGGCAAGATCAGGGAACTTTTGAGTAAAAGAGCAAAGGGGGAGTGA
- a CDS encoding PTS sugar transporter subunit IIA has translation MKIMDFLSKKAITANLKSSDKEGVIRELVDLLAAAEDIKNKEELIKALLTRESLGSTGIGQGIGIPHAKSVNAKGLVAAFGLSQKGVNFDSLDGDPVYIFFLLIAPEESAGPHLKALARISRMLKDKFFRELLKKAGDEKEILRIIQEEDSKKY, from the coding sequence ATGAAGATCATGGATTTCTTAAGCAAAAAAGCGATAACCGCCAATCTCAAGTCCTCCGATAAAGAGGGTGTGATACGGGAGTTGGTCGATCTTCTCGCCGCGGCCGAAGATATAAAGAATAAAGAAGAACTTATTAAAGCGCTCCTGACGAGGGAATCATTGGGCTCAACGGGGATAGGTCAAGGAATAGGCATACCTCACGCGAAATCGGTTAACGCTAAAGGTCTCGTGGCCGCATTCGGGTTGTCGCAGAAAGGCGTGAATTTCGATTCGCTGGACGGAGACCCGGTGTATATATTCTTCCTTCTAATAGCGCCCGAAGAATCGGCGGGGCCCCACCTTAAAGCACTTGCGCGCATTTCCCGCATGTTGAAAGATAAATTTTTTAGAGAGCTGCTTAAAAAAGCCGGCGACGAAAAAGAGATTCTTCGTATAATTCAGGAAGAAGATTCGAAGAAATACTAA
- a CDS encoding YvcK family protein, with the protein MKILKAFKWLYPGMWVKRWILLTVFGVIMVSMGFVMVLLEQQTRNKTFAGIIIILGILAVVTGIKRIIRSLVLVFLPQNQDELVDKVYKKRVLEKGARVVVIGGGTGLSTLLRGLKEYTSNITAIVTVADDGGSSGRLRKEFDVLPPGDIRNCLVALADAELLVGKLFQFRFAEGTELAGHNFGNLFITALSQVTGDFDAAIKESSKVLAIRGRVLPSTLDKVTLVAEHSDGTETAGESQIPKSGKAIKRIRLKPVNCRPADEAIDAIRKADVIVMGPGSLYTSIMPNLLVGKIYQEMIDSKAIKIYVCNIMTQKGETEDYKASDHLKAIIEHTAPGIVDYCVINTAKIKPEILEKYKTEEAYPVIPDSENLKKMKSKVIEAHIVKAEGYVRHDSEKVSKIIVDLVTSLKKTR; encoded by the coding sequence ATGAAAATACTGAAAGCCTTCAAATGGCTTTATCCCGGCATGTGGGTGAAGCGCTGGATACTTCTAACCGTATTCGGCGTTATAATGGTTTCTATGGGTTTTGTCATGGTTCTACTGGAACAGCAGACCAGGAACAAAACCTTCGCGGGAATAATAATAATCCTTGGCATACTTGCGGTGGTGACCGGGATAAAACGTATAATCCGATCCCTGGTGCTGGTGTTTCTTCCGCAAAACCAGGATGAGCTCGTAGATAAAGTTTATAAGAAGAGAGTTCTCGAAAAAGGGGCCAGAGTAGTGGTTATAGGCGGAGGCACAGGGCTCTCCACGCTTCTCCGCGGATTAAAAGAATATACGAGCAATATTACGGCTATCGTTACTGTTGCCGATGATGGCGGGTCTTCGGGCCGTTTGCGTAAAGAGTTCGATGTGTTGCCCCCCGGGGATATACGCAATTGTCTGGTTGCGCTGGCCGACGCCGAGTTATTGGTGGGTAAGCTGTTTCAATTCAGGTTCGCCGAAGGCACGGAACTTGCCGGACATAATTTCGGCAATCTGTTCATAACGGCGCTTTCTCAGGTAACGGGAGATTTCGACGCCGCTATAAAAGAATCGAGCAAGGTCCTGGCGATCAGGGGGCGCGTGCTACCTTCGACCCTGGATAAGGTTACGCTGGTGGCAGAGCACTCCGACGGTACCGAAACGGCCGGAGAGAGCCAAATCCCTAAATCGGGCAAAGCCATAAAACGCATCCGTCTGAAGCCGGTAAATTGCAGGCCTGCCGATGAAGCGATAGATGCCATAAGAAAAGCTGATGTAATAGTGATGGGGCCCGGTAGTCTTTATACCAGCATAATGCCGAACTTATTAGTCGGTAAAATATACCAGGAGATGATCGATTCCAAGGCGATAAAGATATACGTCTGTAATATAATGACGCAGAAGGGCGAGACGGAGGATTATAAAGCCAGCGATCATTTGAAAGCGATAATAGAGCATACGGCACCCGGGATAGTAGATTACTGTGTTATCAATACCGCGAAGATAAAACCGGAGATACTTGAAAAATATAAGACGGAAGAGGCGTACCCCGTCATTCCGGATTCGGAAAATTTAAAGAAGATGAAATCAAAAGTAATTGAGGCGCATATAGTGAAAGCGGAAGGTTATGTCAGGCATGACTCCGAAAAAGTATCAAAGATAATAGTAGACCTCGTTACAAGCCTGAAGAAGACGAGATAG
- a CDS encoding HPr family phosphocarrier protein, giving the protein MTFERVITIKNKQGLHARPAALFVQIANKFNSEVTVSKGRQKVNGKSIMGIMMLAAAAGSKITVIANGEDAEAAVVELERLLLTDDIDDFVI; this is encoded by the coding sequence ATGACTTTCGAAAGAGTTATCACAATAAAAAATAAACAGGGTTTGCATGCCAGGCCCGCGGCGTTATTTGTCCAGATAGCCAATAAATTTAACAGCGAGGTTACCGTATCGAAGGGAAGGCAGAAGGTAAACGGTAAGTCGATAATGGGGATAATGATGCTGGCCGCCGCGGCCGGCTCAAAAATAACCGTTATAGCGAATGGTGAAGATGCCGAAGCCGCAGTCGTGGAATTGGAGCGGCTATTACTGACCGACGACATAGACGATTTTGTCATATGA
- the ptsP gene encoding phosphoenolpyruvate--protein phosphotransferase produces MLKGIPASPGITVGKAFLYGREQYTIPRRTVNDLQIPNEIKRFKDALVQTKNEIQDIKKHISEEMGLEHGQIFSAHLLVIDDSMLIEEVVSRLKRERLSIEYIFQDVLRRYIKVFSEMDDEYLKERISDVNDVGRRILKNLIGAKEDVLANLKEKVIVIAYDLSPSDTATMHKRNVVAFATDIGGRTSHTAIMAKSLEIPAVVGLETATRKVESGDAVIIDGTHGIIIINPTLATIKKYEKDKVRFAEVGKHLLELKNMPCVTLDGKAIELSANIEVPEDVPSVIGHGATGIGLYRTEYFYMNRKDLPAEEEQYKAYSAVVKRLKPDPVIVRTLDIGGDKFLSQLEVPQQMNPFLGWRAIRFCLARPDIFKMQLRAILRASSHGKLKIMYPMISGLEELRQANALLEEAERELKKEGIPFDENMEVGAMIEVPSAAITSDILAKEVDFFSIGTNDLIQYSLAVDRVNEKIAYLYEPAHPAVLRLIKMVIENGHNAGIWVGMCGEMAGDIAMTIILLGLGLDEFSTSPIAIPEIKRIIRSVTLRQAKEIAQGAISLSTGKEVEKFAKKKLKEIVPDLAIEVE; encoded by the coding sequence ATGCTGAAGGGTATACCGGCATCGCCGGGTATAACCGTTGGGAAAGCCTTCCTGTACGGCAGGGAGCAGTATACTATTCCGCGCCGCACCGTCAACGACCTCCAGATACCCAACGAGATCAAACGTTTCAAAGACGCTCTTGTCCAGACCAAGAACGAGATACAGGATATAAAAAAGCATATCTCTGAAGAGATGGGCTTGGAACACGGACAGATATTCAGCGCTCACCTGCTTGTCATAGACGACAGCATGCTTATAGAAGAAGTAGTATCCCGCCTTAAGCGAGAACGCTTATCGATAGAGTATATATTTCAGGATGTCCTAAGGAGATACATAAAAGTATTTTCCGAGATGGACGATGAATATCTCAAAGAGCGCATAAGCGATGTTAATGATGTAGGCCGAAGAATACTCAAAAACCTCATAGGCGCTAAAGAAGACGTACTGGCTAATCTTAAAGAGAAAGTCATAGTAATAGCATATGACCTGTCTCCTTCTGATACCGCCACGATGCACAAACGCAACGTAGTCGCGTTTGCCACAGACATCGGCGGCAGAACCTCACATACGGCCATCATGGCAAAGTCGCTGGAGATCCCGGCGGTCGTTGGGCTGGAAACGGCCACCCGCAAGGTCGAGTCCGGTGATGCCGTTATCATAGATGGCACTCACGGTATCATAATAATAAATCCCACACTTGCGACAATTAAAAAATATGAAAAAGACAAGGTAAGATTTGCCGAGGTAGGCAAGCACCTTTTGGAATTAAAAAATATGCCGTGCGTTACGCTGGACGGCAAAGCGATAGAATTGTCCGCCAATATCGAAGTTCCTGAAGATGTTCCCTCGGTAATAGGTCATGGCGCGACCGGCATAGGTTTATACCGGACCGAATATTTTTATATGAACAGAAAGGATCTTCCTGCGGAAGAAGAGCAGTATAAGGCATATTCTGCCGTGGTCAAGAGGCTGAAGCCGGATCCTGTTATTGTAAGGACTCTCGACATAGGCGGGGACAAGTTCCTTTCACAACTCGAAGTGCCACAGCAGATGAACCCATTCCTGGGTTGGCGCGCCATAAGGTTTTGTTTAGCGAGGCCGGACATATTCAAAATGCAATTGAGAGCCATCTTACGAGCGTCTTCCCATGGAAAGCTCAAGATAATGTACCCGATGATATCCGGTTTAGAGGAGCTTCGTCAGGCCAATGCTTTGCTGGAAGAGGCCGAGCGCGAACTGAAGAAGGAAGGTATCCCGTTCGATGAGAATATGGAAGTCGGCGCGATGATAGAAGTTCCTTCGGCCGCGATCACCAGCGATATACTTGCCAAAGAGGTGGATTTCTTTTCCATAGGAACCAACGATCTTATCCAGTATTCCCTTGCCGTGGACAGGGTCAATGAAAAGATAGCGTATTTGTATGAGCCGGCGCATCCGGCGGTATTGCGGCTTATCAAGATGGTGATAGAGAATGGGCACAATGCCGGGATATGGGTAGGGATGTGCGGTGAAATGGCCGGTGATATTGCTATGACGATAATATTGCTGGGTCTTGGCCTGGATGAATTCAGTACGTCGCCGATAGCAATACCGGAGATAAAGCGTATAATACGATCGGTTACGTTGCGTCAGGCAAAGGAGATAGCGCAGGGGGCTATAAGCCTTTCGACCGGCAAAGAGGTAGAGAAGTTTGCCAAAAAGAAACTTAAGGAAATAGTACCGGATCTCGCGATAGAAGTGGAATGA
- a CDS encoding bifunctional phosphoglucose/phosphomannose isomerase codes for MPSLDDQKLIRKHDRSDMLGMIESFPRQCEEAKKIALTLNIPDAYRISYNNIVFAGMGGSAIAADVLKSYLFNDASIPIFVNRGYSLPAFTGERTLVIVSSYSGNTEETISAYRDAIKRKAKIFVITSGGILQCRARKDGVPAVTIPRGLPPRCAIGYGFFPALTILSGIGIIKDKTRETNETIRMLDVLRREYIGCKVPEKKNLAKKIAKELYGKFPVIYATQDETDCAVTRWRSALSENAKTLSSGHLFPEMAHNDIVGWKYPKGSLKNFVAVILRDASGHPRVSRKMDIARDIIKKEGCRVIEVASSGRSRLARIFSLMYTGDYVSYYLAMLNGIDPTPVDRITYLKKALT; via the coding sequence ATGCCTTCACTCGATGACCAGAAGCTTATCAGGAAGCATGACAGGTCCGACATGCTCGGAATGATCGAATCATTCCCCAGGCAATGTGAAGAGGCGAAGAAAATAGCTTTGACGCTTAATATTCCCGACGCCTATCGCATATCTTACAACAATATAGTTTTTGCCGGTATGGGCGGTTCGGCAATAGCGGCCGATGTGTTAAAGTCTTATCTTTTTAATGACGCGTCGATCCCGATCTTTGTAAATAGAGGGTATTCATTGCCGGCTTTCACGGGCGAGCGAACGTTAGTTATAGTGTCAAGTTACTCCGGCAATACAGAAGAGACAATAAGCGCTTACCGGGATGCCATAAAAAGGAAGGCGAAGATTTTTGTTATTACTTCAGGTGGTATTTTGCAATGCCGTGCGCGTAAGGATGGAGTGCCTGCCGTAACGATACCCAGAGGATTGCCGCCGAGATGCGCCATTGGATACGGGTTTTTCCCGGCGCTAACCATTCTTTCCGGAATAGGGATCATAAAGGACAAAACGCGCGAAACAAATGAAACTATCAGGATGCTGGATGTTTTAAGGCGCGAATATATAGGTTGCAAAGTGCCGGAAAAGAAGAATCTCGCGAAAAAGATAGCGAAGGAATTATACGGCAAGTTTCCGGTAATATATGCGACACAGGACGAGACGGATTGCGCTGTGACGAGGTGGAGGAGCGCTCTTTCTGAGAATGCGAAGACTCTCTCTTCCGGGCATCTCTTTCCGGAGATGGCTCATAACGATATAGTGGGTTGGAAATACCCTAAGGGCAGCTTAAAAAATTTTGTCGCTGTAATTTTACGCGATGCGTCCGGACATCCGCGCGTATCCCGGAAGATGGATATAGCGCGAGATATAATAAAAAAAGAAGGTTGTCGCGTTATAGAGGTAGCGTCTTCAGGGCGTTCACGGCTTGCAAGAATATTTTCTCTGATGTATACCGGCGATTACGTGAGTTATTATTTGGCGATGCTGAACGGGATCGATCCGACACCGGTCGATCGAATAACGTATTTGAAAAAGGCTTTAACATAA
- a CDS encoding nucleotidyltransferase family protein, translating to MTLIILAAGYSIRLHPLTLNTSKSLLQIGNKKMIDRILEKVLKIREVSSVYLITNSKFFKNFGDWLKESRHKNKIALICDGTTSNENRLGAIKDLEFVIREEAIKDDVLVVAGDNLFEFDLGKFLKFAAGKDGVSIAVHDIGDKELAKNFGVVKVDADGRVIDFEEKPAEPKSTLISTGIYYFPKDKVDFIDEYVKMQTKLDAPGYYIGWLSKRDKVYAFAFQEDWYDIGNMESYKKADSEYLNKEKK from the coding sequence ATGACATTAATAATCTTAGCGGCGGGTTATTCCATAAGGCTCCATCCATTGACGCTCAATACATCGAAGTCCTTATTGCAGATCGGCAACAAGAAGATGATCGACAGGATACTTGAAAAAGTACTAAAGATAAGAGAAGTGTCCTCCGTGTATCTGATAACCAATTCCAAATTTTTCAAAAATTTCGGCGATTGGCTGAAGGAGTCCAGGCATAAAAACAAGATAGCCCTGATATGCGACGGCACAACTTCCAACGAAAACCGGCTCGGAGCGATAAAAGACCTGGAGTTTGTCATAAGGGAAGAAGCGATCAAGGACGACGTGTTGGTTGTCGCGGGGGATAACCTGTTTGAATTCGATCTCGGCAAGTTTCTTAAATTCGCGGCAGGCAAAGACGGCGTTTCTATCGCTGTGCATGACATAGGGGATAAAGAATTGGCGAAGAATTTCGGCGTCGTTAAAGTGGACGCGGACGGCAGGGTCATCGATTTTGAGGAGAAACCGGCAGAGCCAAAGTCGACCCTTATATCGACAGGAATATATTATTTTCCGAAAGATAAAGTTGATTTTATAGACGAATATGTTAAAATGCAGACCAAACTTGATGCCCCCGGTTATTATATAGGGTGGCTGTCGAAGCGCGATAAGGTGTATGCCTTCGCTTTTCAGGAAGATTGGTATGATATAGGTAATATGGAGTCGTACAAGAAGGCCGATAGTGAATATCTAAACAAGGAGAAGAAATAA
- the metK gene encoding methionine adenosyltransferase encodes MAKHKYLFTSESVTEGHPDKVCDQVSDSVLDEVLRQDPSGRVACETYVTMGLIIIGGEITTTAYVDIHKLCRNLLKDIGYTHPKYGFDYHTCAILNAIHTQSPDIAMGVDAGGAGDQGMMMGYACNETPELMPLPIMLAHKLCKRFAEVRKENVLKYLGPDGKSQVTVEYHDGKPARVTSVVLASQHTEEAIDKKTKLFSADARKEIIEKVAKPILKNYIDKDTQFYVNQTGLFLIGGPQSDTGMTGRKIIVDTYGGTVPHGGGAFSGKDPTKVDRSAAYMGRYIAKNLVAAKIADKLMIQLAYVIGRADPVSIMVNTYGTGRLSDDKIIKIIQDHFELTPHGIIAELKLRESNGSRFKKTAAYGHFGRTEEGFTWEKTDVAKDLKKYVK; translated from the coding sequence ATGGCAAAGCATAAGTATCTTTTTACATCGGAGAGCGTGACCGAAGGCCACCCCGACAAAGTCTGCGATCAGGTTTCAGATAGCGTTCTGGATGAGGTTTTGAGGCAGGACCCATCCGGCCGCGTGGCTTGCGAAACATACGTTACGATGGGGCTTATAATAATCGGCGGCGAAATAACAACAACCGCATATGTGGATATACATAAACTTTGCCGAAATCTTCTTAAGGACATAGGTTATACGCATCCGAAATACGGGTTTGACTACCACACCTGTGCCATACTGAATGCCATACATACACAATCGCCGGATATAGCGATGGGTGTCGATGCGGGTGGCGCCGGCGACCAGGGAATGATGATGGGCTATGCGTGTAATGAAACGCCGGAACTTATGCCGCTTCCTATAATGCTTGCCCACAAACTCTGTAAGAGATTTGCCGAGGTCAGGAAAGAGAATGTGCTGAAGTATCTCGGGCCTGATGGAAAATCACAGGTTACCGTAGAATATCACGACGGCAAGCCTGCGCGCGTCACATCCGTGGTTTTGGCTTCCCAGCATACGGAAGAAGCCATCGATAAAAAGACGAAACTTTTTTCGGCGGATGCGAGAAAAGAGATAATAGAAAAAGTTGCGAAGCCGATATTGAAAAATTATATCGATAAGGATACGCAGTTTTATGTAAATCAGACGGGGCTCTTTTTGATAGGCGGGCCGCAATCCGATACGGGCATGACGGGGCGTAAGATCATCGTTGATACCTACGGCGGCACAGTGCCGCACGGCGGCGGAGCGTTTTCGGGAAAAGATCCCACAAAGGTCGACCGCTCGGCGGCATATATGGGCCGCTATATAGCTAAAAACCTCGTAGCCGCCAAGATCGCCGACAAACTAATGATACAGCTGGCGTATGTAATCGGCCGCGCGGATCCGGTTTCGATAATGGTCAATACTTACGGCACCGGAAGATTGAGTGATGATAAGATAATAAAGATAATACAGGATCATTTTGAGCTGACGCCACACGGCATCATCGCTGAACTGAAGCTACGCGAGTCTAACGGTAGCCGATTTAAAAAGACGGCGGCGTATGGACATTTCGGCAGGACAGAGGAAGGCTTTACCTGGGAAAAGACAGACGTAGCCAAAGATCTTAAAAAATACGTTAAATAA